The Thermococcus henrietii genome segment GACGACCTTCCTCTGCGCCCCTGGAAGCCCGTTGAGGAGCCCCCGGACAGCCTCAACCTTTTCCTCGAGCGGCACTTCTGGAGGCTTAACCTTCATCCTGCTTCTTACCCTGTCTCTAACTGGTTTTATCTCGGCGAGCCTAACGCCCCCTTCCCCGACCCGTGCGAGCTTCACCGCTTTTCCAACGGCCCACTCAAGGTCCTCCCTGGAGTTCACCGAGACAAAGCCCCACGAACCGTTCGCAAGAACCCTAACGCCGAAGCCTCCAATGGAGCGGGTGGAGACGGTTACCTCCTCTGAACCCGTGATTTCGGTTCTGAGGAGCCGTTCCTCCCTCACCTCAGCATACTCCGCGCCGAGGGACAGCGCGAGCTCAACTGCTCCTTCAACGTCCACCTCAAACACCTGAATTCCAAATCAAGGATAATCCTTAAAAACAATTCGGAGTTGTAAATACGGTGGTGGCATGTTCCGGAACCTCGGGATAACCTTCGAGCCGACCTACGAGGAGAAACCCTGGCTCTACGATCCGAGGAGTGAAACCGGACGGAAGAGGCTCAAACGGATGAAGGAACTCCTCAGGGACGTTCTTCCCCGGCTTGGCGGGAAGGCCCTCGACGTAGGGTGCGGCATGGGGGTTTCAACCCTCACCCTCGAGGAGCTGGGCTTTGAGGTTGTGGGAATAGACACCCAAGAGGAGCTCGTAAAGAACGCGGGAGAAATCGCCCGGGAGCTCGGCTATAGAGCGGAGTTCAGGGTCATGGACGCTAGGAACCTCGATTTTCCAGATGAGAGCTTTGACCTCGTTGCCTTCCTCGGCAATCTCCTACCACATATGAGCATCTACGACTTTGACTCAGCCGTGGGGGAGGCCTTCCGCGTTTTGAAGCGGGGAGGGGTTTTGGTCGTCGAGTACGCCGACTGGGTCAGGCTGCTCCACGAGAACTACCGCGAGGTGCTGGTGGAAGAGCCCTTCACCTCGTTCCACGTTCGCCTCGACACGCTCACCGGGACCGCGGAGAG includes the following:
- a CDS encoding class I SAM-dependent methyltransferase, which translates into the protein MFRNLGITFEPTYEEKPWLYDPRSETGRKRLKRMKELLRDVLPRLGGKALDVGCGMGVSTLTLEELGFEVVGIDTQEELVKNAGEIARELGYRAEFRVMDARNLDFPDESFDLVAFLGNLLPHMSIYDFDSAVGEAFRVLKRGGVLVVEYADWVRLLHENYREVLVEEPFTSFHVRLDTLTGTAERLFVNFEKGYFFRTKINVWAPWIVEFVLRKAGFDVRTHYRSIFSVVTVGTKPGNI